A genome region from Festucalex cinctus isolate MCC-2025b chromosome 17, RoL_Fcin_1.0, whole genome shotgun sequence includes the following:
- the LOC144005318 gene encoding serine protease HTRA1B-like isoform X2, producing MLALVLVCALLAPAAAVAVGCPETCEPSRCSPPPSPAECPAGPAPDACDCCRTCAADEGEPCGAGGDERRCGEGLTCATPGDGVAATSTVRRRATAGAGVCVCASPEPVCGSDGVTYADVCRLRRDAVRALQAGRPPVILIQRGACGHGQKNPDSLRFKYNFIADVVEKIAPAVVHIELYRKMVYSKREVAVASGSGFVVSEDGVIVTNAHVVANKHRVKVELKSGATFDAKILDVDEKADIALIKISVHNKLPVLLLGRSSELRPGEFVVAIGSPFSLQNTVTTGIVSTTQRQGKELGLRNSDMDYIQTDAIINYGNSGGPLVNLDGEVIGINTLKVTAGISFAIPSDKIRQFLAESHDRQAKGRNSGKKKYIGIRMMSLTPTLAKELKDRQSDFPDVTSGAYVIEVLSRTPAETAGLRESDVIISINGERVASASDVSAAIRRDDTLRLVVRRGNEDVIVTVVPDDVEP from the exons ATGCTCGCGCTCGTGCTCGTGTGCGCGCTGCtcgcccccgccgccgccgtcgccgtcGGCTGCCCGGAGACGTGCGAGCCGTCGCGGTGCTCGCCCCCGCCCTCGCCTGCCGAGTGCCCGGCCGGGCCGGCGCCGGACGCCTGCGACTGTTGCCGAACGTGCGCGGCCGACGAGGGCGAGCCGTGCGGCGCCGGCGGCGACGAGCGCCGCTGCGGCGAGGGCTTGACGTGCGCGACGCCGGGCGACGGCGTGGCGGCCACGAGCACCGTGAGGCGCAGGGCCACGGCGGGCGctggcgtgtgcgtgtgcgccagCCCGGAGCCCGTGTGCGGCAGCGACGGCGTCACCTACGCCGACGTCTGCCGGCTCCGGCGCGACGCTGTCCGGGCGCTCCAGGCCGGCCGCCCGCCCGTCATCCTCATCCAGAGAGGCGCCTGCGGACACG GTCAGAAGAACCCCGACAGTCTTCGCTTCAAGTACAACTTCATCGCCGACGTGGTGGAGAAGATTGCGCCGGCCGTCGTCCACATCGAACTCTACCGCAA GATGGTTTACTCCAAGCGGGAAGTGGCGGTCGCCAGCGGCTCGGGTTTCGTGGTGTCGGAGGATGGCGTGATCGTCACCAACGCTCACGTGGTGGCCAATAAGCATCGAGTCAAG GTGGAGCTGAAGAGCGGCGCCACCTTTGACGCCAAAATCTTGGATGTGGACGAGAAGGCCGACATCGCTCTCATCAAAATCAGCGTCCAC AACAAGCTGCCGGTCCTGCTGCTGGGCCGCTCGTCGGAGCTGCGCCCCGGCGAGTTTGTGGTGGCCATCGGCAGCCCCTTCTCGCTGCAGAACACCGTCACCACCGGCATCGTCAGCACCACGCAGCGCCAGGGCAAGGAGCTGGGCCTGCGCAACTCCGACATGGACTACATCCAGACCGACGCCATCATCAAC TACGGCAACTCGGGAGGGCCGCTCGTCAACCTG GACGGCGAGGTGATCGGCATCAACACGTTGAAGGTGACGGCGGGAATTTCCTTCGCCATTCCGTCCGACAAAATACGACAGTTCCTGGCCGAGTCGCACGACCGACAGGCCAAAG ggAGGAACAGCGGCAAGAAGAAGTACAtcggcatcaggatgatgagcCTCACGCCAAC TCTAGCCAAGGAGCTGAAGGACAGACAGTCGGACTTCCCAGACGTCACGTCAGGCGCTTACGTCATCGAAGTCCTCAGCCGGACACCTGCCGAGAC GGCCGGCCTGCGTGAGAGCGACGTGATCATCAGCATCAACGGCGAGCGAGTGGCGTCGGCCAGCGACGTGAGCGCCGCAATCAGGCGCGACGACACGCTGCGGCTAGTGGTGAGGCGCGGCAACGAGGACGTCATCGTCACCGTCGTGCCTGACGACGTCGAGCCGTGA
- the LOC144005319 gene encoding pleckstrin homology domain-containing family A member 1-like isoform X1: MAAPSTYLFGTRCDFYIFVSHFDAAATCSAFKPSQVEVSTTPTRDWQPAGGVTCDVTAWAAPSDVVAMPYVDRHNRICGFLDIEEAEGSGKFLRRYFVLGAQRDRLVWYMDNPQNLPEGAQHVGSLNLSYISKVSDGIKLRPKAEFCFVLHAGMRKFYLQANDQQDLVEWIAVLNNATKITVPKVSEGADPPQDVLGALKQVSYKTEIVGGVPIVTATQEQADGPDGDERGAPGKPYFLSGQVQEQDVIKAGFCVKQGAVMKTWKRRYFMLDQNALRYFKSDSDRGALRVILLKDIFKVQECKQSELMMRDNLFEMLTSSRTFYLQTDSPEEMHSWIQAINGAMVAQRGPGSSTSSHDSLPAVTSSSTFYLDLDEELPYPQSSTVPHDGASEDGSGGQVAMETVQSDLI; this comes from the exons ATGGCGGCGCCATCCACGTACCTTTTCGGCACTCGATGCGACTTCTACATTTTTGTGTCTCACTTTGACGCTGCTGCTACCTGTTCAGCTTTCAAACCAAGTCAAGTCGAAGTGAGCACAACTC CGACTCGCGATTGGCAGCCCGCCGGCGGCGTAACCTGTGATGTCACGGCGTGGGCGGCACCGTCAGACGTGGTGGCCATGCCGTACGTGGACCGACACAATCGCATCTGCGGCTTCCTGGACATCGAGGAGGCTGAGGGCAGCGGCAAGTTCCTGAGACGTTACTTTGTCCTCGGCGCGCAGCGCGACAGACTCGTCTGGTACATGGACAACCCGCAG AATCTTCCGGAAGGAGCCCAGCATGTGGGCAGTCTCAACCTGTCTTACATCTCCAAG GTGAGCGATGGCATTAAACTGAGGCCGAAGGCGGAGTTCTGCTTCG TTCTACATGCGGGAATGCGCAAGTTCTACCTGCAGGCCAACGACCAACAGGATTTGGTGGAGTGGATCGCGGTTCTCAACAACGCCACCAAGATAACC GTGCCAAAGGTCAGCGAGGGGGCCGACCCGCCTCAGGATGTCCTGGGAGCCTTGAAGCAGGTCTCCTACAAGACGGAGATCGTCGGCGGCGTCCCCATCGTCACGGCCACTCAG gAGCAGGCGGATGGTCCGGACGGGGACGAGCGCGGCGCTCCCGGCAAGCCCTACTTCCTGTCCGGACAAGTCCAAGAGCAGGACGTCATCAAGGCGGGCTTCTGCGTCAAACAGGGAGCTGTG ATGAAGACGTGGAAGCGGCGCTACTTCATGCTGGATCAAAACGCCCTCAGATACTTCAAGTCCGACTCG GACAGGGGTGCGCTGCGCGTGATCCTCCTCAAGGATATCTTCAAAGTTCAAGAGTGCAAGCAAAG TGAACTGATGATGAGGGACAACCTCTTTGAGATGCTCACATCTTCCAGAACTTTCTACTTGCAG acGGACAGTCCCGAGGAAATGCACAGCTGGATTCAAGCCATCAATGGCGCCATGGTGGCCCAGCGTGGACCGGGATCCTCCACCAGCTCG CATGACAGCTTGCCTGCCGTCACCTCCTCTTCCACCTTCTACTTGGACTTAGATGAGGAGCTCCCTTACCCACAATCCTCCACTGTGCCTCACGATGGAGCCTCAGAAGATGGCAGCGGCGGACAAGTCGCTATGGAAACGGTGCAGAGTGATTTGATTTAA
- the LOC144005318 gene encoding serine protease HTRA1B-like isoform X1, protein MLALVLVCALLAPAAAVAVGCPETCEPSRCSPPPSPAECPAGPAPDACDCCRTCAADEGEPCGAGGDERRCGEGLTCATPGDGVAATSTVRRRATAGAGVCVCASPEPVCGSDGVTYADVCRLRRDAVRALQAGRPPVILIQRGACGHAGQKNPDSLRFKYNFIADVVEKIAPAVVHIELYRKMVYSKREVAVASGSGFVVSEDGVIVTNAHVVANKHRVKVELKSGATFDAKILDVDEKADIALIKISVHNKLPVLLLGRSSELRPGEFVVAIGSPFSLQNTVTTGIVSTTQRQGKELGLRNSDMDYIQTDAIINYGNSGGPLVNLDGEVIGINTLKVTAGISFAIPSDKIRQFLAESHDRQAKGRNSGKKKYIGIRMMSLTPTLAKELKDRQSDFPDVTSGAYVIEVLSRTPAETAGLRESDVIISINGERVASASDVSAAIRRDDTLRLVVRRGNEDVIVTVVPDDVEP, encoded by the exons ATGCTCGCGCTCGTGCTCGTGTGCGCGCTGCtcgcccccgccgccgccgtcgccgtcGGCTGCCCGGAGACGTGCGAGCCGTCGCGGTGCTCGCCCCCGCCCTCGCCTGCCGAGTGCCCGGCCGGGCCGGCGCCGGACGCCTGCGACTGTTGCCGAACGTGCGCGGCCGACGAGGGCGAGCCGTGCGGCGCCGGCGGCGACGAGCGCCGCTGCGGCGAGGGCTTGACGTGCGCGACGCCGGGCGACGGCGTGGCGGCCACGAGCACCGTGAGGCGCAGGGCCACGGCGGGCGctggcgtgtgcgtgtgcgccagCCCGGAGCCCGTGTGCGGCAGCGACGGCGTCACCTACGCCGACGTCTGCCGGCTCCGGCGCGACGCTGTCCGGGCGCTCCAGGCCGGCCGCCCGCCCGTCATCCTCATCCAGAGAGGCGCCTGCGGACACG cAGGTCAGAAGAACCCCGACAGTCTTCGCTTCAAGTACAACTTCATCGCCGACGTGGTGGAGAAGATTGCGCCGGCCGTCGTCCACATCGAACTCTACCGCAA GATGGTTTACTCCAAGCGGGAAGTGGCGGTCGCCAGCGGCTCGGGTTTCGTGGTGTCGGAGGATGGCGTGATCGTCACCAACGCTCACGTGGTGGCCAATAAGCATCGAGTCAAG GTGGAGCTGAAGAGCGGCGCCACCTTTGACGCCAAAATCTTGGATGTGGACGAGAAGGCCGACATCGCTCTCATCAAAATCAGCGTCCAC AACAAGCTGCCGGTCCTGCTGCTGGGCCGCTCGTCGGAGCTGCGCCCCGGCGAGTTTGTGGTGGCCATCGGCAGCCCCTTCTCGCTGCAGAACACCGTCACCACCGGCATCGTCAGCACCACGCAGCGCCAGGGCAAGGAGCTGGGCCTGCGCAACTCCGACATGGACTACATCCAGACCGACGCCATCATCAAC TACGGCAACTCGGGAGGGCCGCTCGTCAACCTG GACGGCGAGGTGATCGGCATCAACACGTTGAAGGTGACGGCGGGAATTTCCTTCGCCATTCCGTCCGACAAAATACGACAGTTCCTGGCCGAGTCGCACGACCGACAGGCCAAAG ggAGGAACAGCGGCAAGAAGAAGTACAtcggcatcaggatgatgagcCTCACGCCAAC TCTAGCCAAGGAGCTGAAGGACAGACAGTCGGACTTCCCAGACGTCACGTCAGGCGCTTACGTCATCGAAGTCCTCAGCCGGACACCTGCCGAGAC GGCCGGCCTGCGTGAGAGCGACGTGATCATCAGCATCAACGGCGAGCGAGTGGCGTCGGCCAGCGACGTGAGCGCCGCAATCAGGCGCGACGACACGCTGCGGCTAGTGGTGAGGCGCGGCAACGAGGACGTCATCGTCACCGTCGTGCCTGACGACGTCGAGCCGTGA
- the LOC144005319 gene encoding pleckstrin homology domain-containing family A member 1-like isoform X2: MPYVDRHNRICGFLDIEEAEGSGKFLRRYFVLGAQRDRLVWYMDNPQNLPEGAQHVGSLNLSYISKVSDGIKLRPKAEFCFVLHAGMRKFYLQANDQQDLVEWIAVLNNATKITVPKVSEGADPPQDVLGALKQVSYKTEIVGGVPIVTATQEQADGPDGDERGAPGKPYFLSGQVQEQDVIKAGFCVKQGAVMKTWKRRYFMLDQNALRYFKSDSDRGALRVILLKDIFKVQECKQSELMMRDNLFEMLTSSRTFYLQTDSPEEMHSWIQAINGAMVAQRGPGSSTSSHDSLPAVTSSSTFYLDLDEELPYPQSSTVPHDGASEDGSGGQVAMETVQSDLI; encoded by the exons ATGCCGTACGTGGACCGACACAATCGCATCTGCGGCTTCCTGGACATCGAGGAGGCTGAGGGCAGCGGCAAGTTCCTGAGACGTTACTTTGTCCTCGGCGCGCAGCGCGACAGACTCGTCTGGTACATGGACAACCCGCAG AATCTTCCGGAAGGAGCCCAGCATGTGGGCAGTCTCAACCTGTCTTACATCTCCAAG GTGAGCGATGGCATTAAACTGAGGCCGAAGGCGGAGTTCTGCTTCG TTCTACATGCGGGAATGCGCAAGTTCTACCTGCAGGCCAACGACCAACAGGATTTGGTGGAGTGGATCGCGGTTCTCAACAACGCCACCAAGATAACC GTGCCAAAGGTCAGCGAGGGGGCCGACCCGCCTCAGGATGTCCTGGGAGCCTTGAAGCAGGTCTCCTACAAGACGGAGATCGTCGGCGGCGTCCCCATCGTCACGGCCACTCAG gAGCAGGCGGATGGTCCGGACGGGGACGAGCGCGGCGCTCCCGGCAAGCCCTACTTCCTGTCCGGACAAGTCCAAGAGCAGGACGTCATCAAGGCGGGCTTCTGCGTCAAACAGGGAGCTGTG ATGAAGACGTGGAAGCGGCGCTACTTCATGCTGGATCAAAACGCCCTCAGATACTTCAAGTCCGACTCG GACAGGGGTGCGCTGCGCGTGATCCTCCTCAAGGATATCTTCAAAGTTCAAGAGTGCAAGCAAAG TGAACTGATGATGAGGGACAACCTCTTTGAGATGCTCACATCTTCCAGAACTTTCTACTTGCAG acGGACAGTCCCGAGGAAATGCACAGCTGGATTCAAGCCATCAATGGCGCCATGGTGGCCCAGCGTGGACCGGGATCCTCCACCAGCTCG CATGACAGCTTGCCTGCCGTCACCTCCTCTTCCACCTTCTACTTGGACTTAGATGAGGAGCTCCCTTACCCACAATCCTCCACTGTGCCTCACGATGGAGCCTCAGAAGATGGCAGCGGCGGACAAGTCGCTATGGAAACGGTGCAGAGTGATTTGATTTAA